The Noviherbaspirillum saxi genome includes a window with the following:
- a CDS encoding ABC transporter substrate-binding protein produces MIKFQRKQLLTAVLASLAFSAPAFADLKIGFNVPLTGFAAADGKSALEGAKLAVAQANAKGGVAGQKLELVIYDDQASPKEAVPVATKLVEKDKVVGAVSGSYSGSTRAAAGIFQQGKVPYVVAYAIHPEITLTGDYMFRTAAMGEVQGRAGSMLAHNLGKKRVAVITLKNDFGQALAAGFKEGAAKFGLQIVNEYEYGMQDRQFGALVSKVKSDNPDIIYASGYFFTAGPLVSQLRAAGVTAPIIGQEGYDSDKFIEIAGAAAEGTYLTTSLDRDSDSPATKSFMAEFRKATGVNADMVAAGTYTATSVLIEGLQKTGGKGGDALKNALAAGTFETPIGKLAFNDLHEVKKDVQVQIVKDKAFRRHSVISGPLLSPPSKAK; encoded by the coding sequence ATGATTAAGTTTCAACGTAAGCAATTACTTACTGCCGTGCTGGCAAGCCTGGCATTTTCGGCACCAGCATTTGCCGATCTCAAGATCGGATTCAATGTTCCTTTGACCGGCTTTGCCGCTGCCGACGGCAAGTCCGCACTCGAAGGTGCAAAACTGGCCGTTGCACAAGCCAATGCCAAGGGCGGCGTCGCCGGCCAAAAGCTTGAACTGGTGATTTACGATGACCAGGCATCGCCAAAAGAAGCCGTTCCGGTCGCCACCAAACTGGTGGAAAAAGACAAGGTTGTGGGTGCGGTGTCCGGTTCCTATTCCGGTTCGACCCGTGCGGCAGCAGGCATTTTCCAGCAAGGAAAAGTGCCTTACGTCGTCGCCTACGCCATCCATCCCGAGATCACGCTGACCGGCGACTACATGTTCCGCACCGCCGCGATGGGCGAAGTACAGGGGCGTGCCGGCTCGATGCTGGCGCACAATCTGGGCAAGAAGCGCGTCGCTGTCATCACGCTGAAGAACGACTTCGGGCAGGCACTGGCCGCCGGCTTCAAGGAAGGCGCCGCCAAGTTCGGCCTGCAGATCGTCAATGAATACGAATACGGCATGCAAGACCGCCAGTTCGGCGCGCTGGTCTCGAAGGTGAAGTCGGACAACCCCGACATCATTTATGCATCCGGTTATTTCTTTACCGCTGGCCCGCTGGTCAGCCAGTTGCGCGCGGCTGGCGTGACAGCGCCGATCATCGGCCAGGAAGGCTATGACTCGGACAAGTTCATTGAAATCGCCGGCGCCGCGGCCGAAGGCACTTACCTGACCACTTCACTGGACCGCGATTCGGATTCGCCAGCGACCAAGAGCTTCATGGCCGAGTTCCGCAAGGCAACCGGTGTGAATGCCGATATGGTGGCCGCCGGGACGTACACCGCCACCAGCGTGCTGATCGAAGGTCTGCAAAAGACCGGCGGCAAAGGCGGCGATGCACTGAAGAATGCCCTGGCTGCAGGCACGTTCGAGACGCCGATCGGCAAGCTCGCGTTCAACGATTTGCATGAAGTGAAGAAGGATGTACAAGTGCAGATCGTGAAGGACAAGGCATTCCGCCGGCATTCGGTGATTTCGGGTCCGTTGCTGTCGCCGCCGAGCAAGGCGAAGTAA
- a CDS encoding branched-chain amino acid ABC transporter permease: protein MLFLELIAQGLVQGSIYALVALGLTLVYGLLRILHVAHAALFTLGGYLGVMVTNATGSLSLAFVIAMVAAGLTGVAMYRLCYEPMLKQPPFVALIASIGLYIAFEEIFRIVFGASGLSYMAPPLQQQVELFGGLQFKQAELMVMAGTAAIIAVLAYLQTRTRIGVACQATVSDPQMAQSFGIKLQQVRDINFFVGSALAGFAGVWVALLNNLVEPTMGSVPSYKGLAIIVLGGMGSVRGTLMAALVLGVVESFGTIYLGKLLDRNAIAFAFLIVVLMLRPQGLFARS from the coding sequence ATGCTCTTCCTCGAGCTGATCGCACAAGGCCTGGTCCAGGGCAGCATCTACGCGCTGGTGGCGCTGGGGCTGACACTGGTCTATGGCTTGCTGCGCATCCTGCATGTCGCACATGCAGCACTATTTACTCTCGGCGGTTATCTCGGCGTCATGGTGACCAATGCCACCGGCAGTCTGTCGCTGGCATTCGTCATCGCCATGGTCGCCGCCGGCCTCACCGGTGTTGCGATGTACCGCCTCTGCTACGAGCCGATGCTCAAGCAACCGCCCTTCGTCGCACTGATCGCGTCGATCGGCCTGTATATCGCCTTCGAAGAAATCTTCCGTATCGTGTTCGGCGCATCCGGCCTGTCCTACATGGCCCCGCCGCTACAGCAACAGGTCGAACTGTTCGGCGGCCTGCAATTCAAGCAGGCGGAACTGATGGTGATGGCCGGTACCGCGGCCATCATTGCGGTCCTCGCCTACCTGCAGACGCGCACGCGAATCGGCGTTGCCTGCCAGGCTACGGTCTCCGATCCGCAAATGGCGCAGTCGTTCGGCATCAAGCTGCAACAGGTACGCGACATCAACTTCTTCGTCGGTTCCGCACTCGCGGGCTTCGCCGGCGTCTGGGTCGCATTGCTGAACAACCTGGTCGAACCGACGATGGGCAGCGTGCCTTCCTACAAGGGTCTGGCGATCATCGTGCTCGGCGGCATGGGCTCGGTGCGCGGCACGCTGATGGCCGCGCTAGTGCTGGGCGTGGTCGAATCCTTCGGCACCATCTACCTCGGCAAGCTGCTCGACCGTAACGCGATTGCCTTCGCTTTCCTGATCGTGGTGCTGATGTTGCGCCCGCAGGGTTTGTTTGCACGGAGCTGA
- a CDS encoding branched-chain amino acid ABC transporter permease: MEYEISLLTSMCISVLFALSLNLITGFCGQISLGHAAFLGIGAYLSALLCKAGIPFLATLPLAMLLAGCIGVVVGLASLRVRADFLAITTMGVGFLFVGIVRQQDWLGGEMGVSAIPDSGLSKMGFMLLTLALCIATALLCLYIRKSWMGRVFNGVAEDEDTMRVLGIDVPRYKLAAFAIGTALAGLAGGLYAQHLKFIGPDSFGFVESITVLSMVVVGGIGSVTGVAIGAAVLSALPAWFQFIGDYKLLVYGGLLFLMMRFSPGGMAALVTRMIGAAKGGRA, translated from the coding sequence ATGGAATACGAAATTTCTCTCCTGACGTCGATGTGCATCAGCGTGCTGTTCGCATTGTCGCTCAACCTGATCACCGGCTTCTGCGGCCAGATCAGCCTTGGTCATGCGGCTTTCCTCGGCATTGGCGCCTATCTCTCTGCGCTGCTGTGCAAGGCCGGAATACCGTTCCTCGCCACGCTGCCGCTGGCCATGCTGCTGGCCGGCTGCATCGGCGTGGTGGTCGGCCTCGCCAGCCTGCGGGTGCGCGCCGACTTCCTCGCGATCACCACCATGGGCGTCGGTTTCCTGTTCGTCGGCATAGTGCGCCAGCAGGATTGGCTGGGCGGCGAAATGGGCGTGTCGGCGATTCCCGATTCCGGCTTGTCGAAGATGGGCTTCATGCTGTTGACGCTGGCGCTGTGCATCGCCACCGCGCTGCTGTGCCTGTATATCCGCAAATCCTGGATGGGCCGCGTGTTCAACGGCGTCGCCGAAGATGAAGACACGATGCGCGTGCTCGGCATCGACGTGCCGCGCTACAAGCTGGCCGCGTTCGCGATCGGCACTGCGCTGGCTGGACTGGCCGGCGGCCTGTATGCGCAGCACCTGAAGTTCATCGGTCCCGACAGCTTCGGCTTTGTCGAATCGATCACCGTGCTGTCGATGGTGGTGGTCGGCGGCATCGGTTCCGTAACTGGTGTTGCGATCGGTGCGGCGGTGCTGAGCGCCCTGCCCGCCTGGTTCCAGTTCATCGGTGATTACAAGCTGCTGGTGTATGGCGGCCTGCTGTTCCTGATGATGCGTTTCTCGCCGGGCGGCATGGCGGCGCTGGTCACGCGCATGATAGGCGCGGCCAAGGGAGGACGAGCATGA
- a CDS encoding ABC transporter ATP-binding protein: MNPLLKVDGVTVRFGGLTAIDNVSFEVHQGELLGLIGPNGAGKTTMLRSITGVVRVTEGKVELAGEDINALPTHKRIQKGLSLSQQLVRPFREISVLDNVALAAGAQYTRSPLKALMHVSQDKEETIGRELLQRVGIEAYADQKPGIQPLGILKRLEVARALALNPKLLLLDEPLAGLNSKEAHALASTIADINRQGVTIVLIEHNLGEVMRICQRLVVLDNGRKIASGDPRAVMNDPVVRSAYLGGDTLSAQHAEPTAAGGIHA; the protein is encoded by the coding sequence ATGAATCCACTATTGAAAGTCGACGGCGTCACCGTGCGTTTCGGCGGACTGACCGCGATCGATAATGTGTCCTTCGAGGTACACCAGGGCGAACTGCTGGGCTTGATCGGTCCCAACGGGGCCGGCAAGACCACGATGCTGCGATCGATCACCGGCGTGGTCCGCGTGACCGAAGGCAAGGTCGAGCTTGCAGGCGAGGACATCAACGCACTGCCGACGCACAAGCGCATCCAGAAAGGGCTGTCGCTGTCGCAGCAACTGGTCCGTCCGTTCCGCGAGATCTCGGTACTCGACAACGTGGCGCTGGCCGCCGGCGCGCAATACACGCGCTCGCCGCTGAAGGCGCTGATGCATGTCTCGCAAGACAAGGAAGAAACCATCGGCCGCGAACTGCTCCAGCGCGTCGGCATTGAAGCGTACGCCGACCAGAAGCCCGGCATTCAGCCGCTAGGCATCCTGAAGCGTCTCGAAGTCGCACGCGCGCTGGCGTTGAACCCCAAACTGCTGCTGCTCGACGAACCGCTGGCCGGCCTCAATTCGAAAGAGGCTCATGCACTGGCAAGCACCATCGCCGACATCAATCGCCAGGGCGTGACGATCGTGCTGATCGAACACAACCTAGGCGAAGTCATGCGTATCTGCCAGCGCCTGGTGGTACTCGACAATGGCCGCAAGATCGCCAGCGGCGATCCGCGTGCGGTGATGAACGATCCGGTCGTGCGCAGCGCGTATCTGGGCGGCGACACCTTGTCGGCGCAGCATGCCGAACCCACCGCTGCAGGAGGCATCCATGCTTGA
- a CDS encoding ABC transporter ATP-binding protein, with translation MLELNNLSCGYGVFHAVGDLSLSLQPGTITGLLGANGAGKSSTLMCIAGHVTLQGGSIRFDGHDISTLPPHERVKRGIAISPEGRRLFKDLTVEDNLRVGGLIQPASHFAKDRDYVIGLFPRLGERLTSLAGNLSGGEQQMLAIGRALMTRPRLIMIDELSLGLMPKVIDLCYAALKQLQADGMTILLVEQNTERVLSVAQDVCVLESGRTVWQGKAADARNNHELTEAYLGLQ, from the coding sequence ATGCTTGAACTGAACAATCTTTCCTGCGGCTATGGCGTGTTCCATGCAGTCGGCGATTTGTCGCTGTCCTTGCAGCCGGGCACCATCACCGGACTGCTTGGCGCGAACGGTGCGGGTAAATCGTCGACGCTGATGTGCATCGCCGGCCATGTCACCTTGCAAGGCGGCAGCATCCGTTTCGACGGCCATGACATCAGCACGCTGCCACCGCATGAACGGGTCAAGCGCGGCATCGCGATTTCGCCGGAAGGCCGCCGCCTGTTCAAGGACCTGACGGTGGAAGACAACCTGCGTGTCGGCGGCCTGATCCAGCCGGCCAGTCATTTTGCGAAAGACCGCGACTATGTGATCGGCCTGTTTCCGCGCCTTGGCGAACGCCTGACTTCGCTGGCCGGCAACCTGTCCGGCGGCGAACAGCAGATGCTGGCGATCGGCCGCGCACTGATGACGCGCCCCAGGCTGATCATGATCGACGAACTCTCGCTCGGCCTGATGCCCAAGGTCATCGACCTTTGCTATGCCGCGCTCAAGCAGTTGCAGGCAGATGGCATGACGATTTTGCTGGTGGAACAAAACACGGAGCGCGTGCTGTCGGTCGCGCAGGACGTGTGCGTGCTGGAATCCGGCCGCACCGTCTGGCAAGGCAAGGCGGCCGACGCCCGCAACAACCATGAACTCACGGAAGCCTACCTCGGCTTGCAATAA
- the hutU gene encoding urocanate hydratase encodes MNTVNDNIELNNDPRWDASREIRAPRGSEKTCKSWLTEAAYRMLQNNLDPEVAENPKHLVVYGGIGRAARNWECFDKILETLRDLNDDETLLVQSGKPVGVFQTHADAPRVLIANSNLVPKWGNWEHFNELDRKGLFMYGQMTAGSWIYIGSQGIVQGTYETFVEAGRQHYNDDWAGRWILTAGLGGMGGAQPLAATLAGAVSLNIECQQSSIDFRLRTRYVDKQAKDIDDALALIKHHTERKEAVSIALLGNAAEILPELVKRAKAGGIKPDLVTDQTSAHDLINGYLPIGWTVAQWKAAQQDHGQQAQLTADAAKSCAVHVQAMLDFHAMGIPTVDYGNNIRQVAFDTGVKNAFDFPGFVPAYIRPLFCEGKGPFRWAALSGDPEDIYKTDAKIKELFPNNKHVHQWLDMARDRIAFQGLPARICWLGLGERHIAGLAFNEMVKSGELKAPIVIGRDHLDTGSVASPNRETESMKDGTDAVSDWPLLNALLNTAGGATWVSLHHGGGVGMGYSQHSGMVIVADGTDAAAKRLARVLVNDSGSGVMRHADAGYESAAECAKRNGLKLPMVK; translated from the coding sequence ATGAATACCGTTAACGACAACATCGAACTGAACAATGACCCGCGCTGGGATGCAAGCCGCGAAATCCGTGCGCCGCGCGGCAGCGAAAAAACCTGCAAGAGCTGGCTGACCGAAGCCGCCTACCGCATGCTGCAAAACAACCTCGACCCGGAAGTCGCCGAAAACCCGAAGCATCTCGTGGTGTACGGCGGCATCGGCCGCGCCGCGCGCAACTGGGAATGCTTCGACAAGATCCTGGAAACGCTGCGCGACCTGAACGACGACGAAACCCTGCTGGTGCAATCGGGCAAACCGGTCGGCGTATTCCAGACCCATGCCGATGCGCCGCGCGTGCTGATCGCCAATTCCAACCTGGTGCCGAAATGGGGCAACTGGGAACACTTCAACGAACTCGACCGCAAGGGCTTGTTCATGTACGGCCAGATGACTGCCGGCAGCTGGATCTATATCGGCAGCCAGGGCATCGTGCAAGGCACTTATGAGACCTTCGTCGAAGCCGGCCGCCAGCATTACAACGACGACTGGGCCGGCCGCTGGATCCTGACCGCTGGCCTGGGCGGCATGGGCGGCGCACAACCGCTGGCCGCAACCCTGGCCGGCGCGGTGTCGCTCAACATCGAATGCCAGCAAAGCAGCATCGACTTCCGTCTGCGCACCCGCTATGTCGACAAGCAGGCCAAGGACATCGACGATGCGCTGGCGCTGATCAAGCACCACACCGAACGCAAGGAAGCGGTATCGATCGCTCTGCTCGGCAACGCCGCCGAGATCCTGCCGGAACTGGTCAAGCGCGCAAAAGCCGGCGGCATCAAGCCCGACCTCGTCACCGACCAGACTTCCGCGCACGACCTGATCAACGGCTACCTGCCGATCGGCTGGACCGTCGCGCAATGGAAAGCCGCGCAGCAAGACCATGGCCAGCAGGCGCAGTTGACCGCCGACGCAGCGAAATCCTGCGCGGTGCATGTGCAAGCGATGCTCGACTTCCACGCGATGGGCATTCCGACCGTCGACTATGGCAACAATATCCGCCAGGTCGCATTCGATACCGGTGTAAAAAATGCTTTCGATTTCCCAGGCTTCGTCCCCGCATACATCCGTCCCCTGTTCTGCGAAGGCAAGGGCCCGTTCCGCTGGGCCGCCTTGTCCGGCGATCCGGAAGACATCTACAAGACCGATGCCAAGATCAAGGAACTGTTCCCGAACAACAAGCACGTGCACCAATGGCTGGATATGGCGCGCGACCGCATCGCCTTCCAGGGCTTGCCCGCGCGTATCTGCTGGCTGGGCCTGGGCGAACGCCACATCGCCGGCCTCGCCTTCAATGAAATGGTAAAGAGCGGCGAACTCAAGGCCCCGATCGTGATCGGCCGCGACCACCTCGACACCGGCTCAGTCGCCAGCCCGAACCGCGAAACGGAAAGCATGAAGGACGGCACCGATGCGGTGTCCGACTGGCCGCTGCTCAACGCACTGCTCAACACCGCAGGCGGCGCAACCTGGGTATCGCTGCACCATGGCGGCGGCGTCGGCATGGGATATTCACAACACTCCGGCATGGTGATTGTTGCCGACGGTACGGATGCGGCTGCAAAACGTCTGGCACGGGTACTGGTCAATGACAGCGGCTCGGGTGTGATGCGTCACGCGGATGCCGGGTATGAAAGCGCGGCGGAGTGCGCGAAGCGTAATGGGTTGAAGTTGCCGATGGTGAAGTAG
- the hutH gene encoding histidine ammonia-lyase: MSKLTIEPGQLTLNHLRQIWRGNVTLTLAPTAYTAINTSAATIHKIVERGAPAYGINTGFGKLAKTHIPNEQLEELQRNLILSHSVGTGELIEDNVARLILATKIGSLSRGYSGIRASVIDTMIAHFNAGIMPCIPSKGSVGASGDLAPLSHMTLALMGEGNVRVDGKITPAKEALAAAGITPVILAAKEGLALINGTQVSTALTLNGLFLAERMLEAATVAGALSVDAAKGSDAPFDPRVHSVRGQPGQIAVAKIYRELLKGSEIRRSHLENDERVQDPYSLRCQPQVMGACIDLIGNAARTLLIEANAVTDNPLVYAEEGDVISGGNFHAEPVAFAADTLALAIAEIGALSERRIALLIDATLSGLPPFLVASSGLNSGFMIAHVTAAALASENKSHAHPASVDSLPTSANQEDHVSMATFAGRRLHEMAHNTATIIGIELLAAAQGVDFHRPLATSPLLADVHQRLRQRVDFYDKDRLFAPDIEAAKQLVLRGDLGATCQPLFEELYAA; encoded by the coding sequence ATGAGCAAACTTACAATAGAACCTGGACAACTCACTCTCAACCACCTGCGCCAAATCTGGCGCGGCAACGTCACGCTAACCCTGGCCCCCACCGCCTACACCGCCATCAACACCTCCGCCGCCACGATCCACAAAATCGTCGAACGCGGCGCCCCCGCCTACGGCATCAACACCGGCTTCGGCAAGCTCGCCAAAACCCACATCCCCAACGAGCAACTGGAAGAACTGCAACGCAACCTCATCCTCTCGCACTCGGTAGGCACCGGCGAACTGATCGAAGACAACGTCGCCCGCCTCATCCTCGCCACCAAGATCGGCAGCCTGTCACGCGGCTACTCCGGCATCCGCGCCTCGGTGATCGACACCATGATCGCCCACTTCAACGCCGGCATCATGCCCTGCATCCCCAGCAAGGGATCGGTCGGCGCCTCCGGCGACCTGGCACCGCTGTCGCACATGACGCTCGCACTGATGGGTGAAGGCAATGTCCGCGTCGACGGCAAGATCACACCGGCCAAGGAAGCGCTGGCCGCCGCCGGCATCACACCGGTCATACTGGCCGCCAAGGAGGGCCTGGCACTGATCAACGGCACCCAGGTATCGACCGCACTGACCCTCAACGGCCTGTTCCTCGCCGAACGCATGCTGGAAGCCGCCACCGTCGCCGGCGCACTGTCGGTCGATGCGGCAAAGGGCAGCGACGCGCCCTTCGATCCGCGCGTGCATAGCGTGCGCGGCCAGCCAGGGCAGATCGCGGTTGCGAAGATTTATCGCGAACTGCTCAAGGGCAGCGAGATCCGTCGCTCGCATCTGGAAAACGATGAACGCGTGCAAGACCCGTACAGCCTGCGCTGCCAGCCGCAAGTCATGGGCGCCTGCATCGACCTGATCGGCAATGCGGCACGCACGCTGTTGATCGAAGCCAACGCTGTCACCGACAATCCGCTGGTGTACGCAGAAGAAGGCGACGTGATTTCCGGCGGCAATTTCCACGCGGAGCCAGTCGCATTCGCCGCCGATACGCTGGCGCTGGCGATCGCCGAAATCGGCGCGCTGTCCGAGCGCCGCATCGCGCTGCTGATCGATGCCACGCTGTCGGGCCTGCCGCCTTTCCTGGTCGCGTCGTCCGGCCTCAATTCCGGCTTCATGATCGCGCACGTGACCGCGGCCGCGCTCGCTTCCGAAAACAAGTCGCATGCGCATCCGGCCAGCGTCGACAGCCTGCCGACGTCAGCCAACCAGGAAGACCATGTCAGCATGGCGACCTTCGCCGGCCGCCGCCTGCACGAGATGGCGCACAATACCGCGACCATCATCGGCATTGAACTGCTGGCTGCGGCACAAGGCGTCGATTTCCATCGCCCGCTCGCAACCTCGCCGCTGCTGGCCGATGTGCACCAGCGCCTGCGTCAGCGCGTAGACTTCTATGACAAGGACCGCCTGTTCGCACCTGACATCGAAGCGGCGAAGCAACTGGTGTTGCGCGGCGATCTGGGCGCGACCTGCCAGCCGCTGTTTGAAGAACTTTACGCCGCTTGA